GACATGAGGTTTTGGGAGGCTGACTTAGATTGGAGttccttcttttcattagttGCATTTTCTTCAGAAAGTTATTAACCTCTAAGCCTCTATTTCCTCCTATGCAAAATGGGGTGACAACCCTTTACCTCACAGGGGTGGAAAGGTGTTTAAAGCATTTGTACATTTAAGTATTTGTGAAATACTTAGTACCTGGCATTTTGGGAAGCACTTGAGTATTCGTGTTATCACATCTTCCTTTATTCTTGTAGgttagtgatttattttttactacATTCAGCAAGCAGGAAGCCCTGTTCTAGGCCCTCAACTCTATTATTTGGCTCTTAGCAGTTACAACTCCTGGAGACTGACCTTTGccctttttcctttcaatttctgtccatttcctcatctttagAGGCCAATAATCTTTGCTTATTGGTGATAACATTCCTCCCTCAGGGTGGGGTAGTGCTGAAGGGACTCTTATTTTGCCAGGTGTTGGGGTTGAAGGAAGCCCCATGATTCCTGAGCAGCAGAGGTGGTGGCCATATCACTGTGGGTGAGTTGTGGGGTCTTGGTGTAAAACTTAGGAACACTCAAGGACACCTGGCCCCCATCCCCTATAGCCCAGGCCTGGACGGGACCGGGTAGTGAGTCACTTCTGAAGAGACCAGGCTCAGACTGATCACATACCATATAGGGCCCCGCTGAAGGATAAACAAATACGCAGCTTCCCTGAGGGCTGAGAACTGTGTGTGGGAACTGGGTTGCTCAGGACCAAggaatcccagaggctccagcccagccctgctgtgGGTGTGGTCAGGGGAGAGGAGCTTCTGACTTTGTGGGTCACTTTCCTCAGTTTGTGAGTCCCTCTTTGGAGGGCAAGAGCTGTTCCCAAACTTGGAGGGTAGGATTATATCCAGAGAAGGAGAGGTGGAGATGTGGCCTCAGATGAAAGCCGGCAGAAGCCGACTCATAAGAGAGTGAATGAAGGAACAATCTAGAAACACATAGAGCTCACAGGGCTCATGTGAAGGCCGAGGGGAATCTTGTTTAAGGCCTGCAATCAAGGCCACAGTCCTGAAGCTGATGTTTACACTTGTTCTTTCACACTTGTTGGCACTTGTTGGGTGCTTGTTTTCATATTGGAAACTTTGATTGGGGGGCCCCTCTGCGTGTGCGCTGAGGTGGAATAGAGGGGAGGCTGATGAGGGGGGCTCTGAGGTACTCCCCCAAAAGAGCTGTCCTGTTGGCAGAATTGGGAGAACAGAAGTTTCTCTTCCAAGGGAAGTTTCCCTTTCCTGTGGGGTGTGTGCAGGTAGACATTCCCCCACTGCGCAGAGAGATGGGCAGATTGCCTGTGAGGAGCTCAGGATTTCCTCTCCACCTTTGTGCTCTTCTGGATGGAGACAGAGCGTTGGCAATTCCTGGGAAGGACAGCAGTCCCGAAAACTGATGTTTACGCTCgttctttccattttttggcACCTATTGGGTGCCTGCCGCCATATTGGATACTCGAGGGTCTCCATGGCCCTCTGCTCTGCCTTCGCTTGCTGTCCAGTTTCCCTGTGGGCTGCTGTCTGGCCCTGGCTTGCCGTCATCCCCTGAATACCCCTTGGCTCACACCAgactgtgtgtgtgctgtgtccCCTTTCTGGGACATTGCTGCTTTGAAGCCAGGTCTCTCAGAGAGGCTTCCACCCAAGTACCTTCTTTCCCATCACTTACCTCGTCCCATGTCCTCGTGTCATTTTCTTCAGGGGCTTGTTTCCTTGTTCGCAGTCTGCCTCACCCTCCATGTGCTCTGTGAAGGGAGAGCCTGCTGGTCTCATTCCCTGCTGTAGCCCTCCCCCTGGAATCATGCCTGGGACGTGggtgctcaaaaaatatttgtttagcaAATGTGGGCTCTATAAATGTGAGGCTGGACCTAGAAGAGAAGCAGAGCTGTTATGTGGTTTGTCCTTATCATTTTAGGAGTGAaaactgaagaagagaaaagggaaccaCTTGTCCAAGGGCAGGCGGGCTAGAAACCAGGCCCTGACCCTCCCTTGTAAAGACTCCCGAGAATTCTCTTCCTCAGGAGGCCCAGAGGTGCATCTTAGATGCAATTCAGTATGAAATTTGTGGgttcatgtgatttttgtctttttcagaaACCAGTCCCCTTGAGTCAAGGCTTGATTTCATGACGCTACACTTCAGGGACAGAGTGGCCAGGACCACTAAAGAGATCTGAGAGTGGCACCTGAAAGCAGCAAGAGGAGGCTTTCTAGTCATTGCTGTAGCTCAGGGCAAGTTCCAGAACCTTCTGACTTGAGCCCCAAAGAGCGCTAGGGGTGTCATAGGAAAGCACCAGGGAATGCTCAGCCCATCTGACCTTTACAGCCCCGCGTTCCACTATTCAAATCCTCTTGCATCTCTGAGGGAAACACAGCAACCTGTCCCAACAAACCCCATTCCTTTGAACTTCTCAGCATGCTTGGTGCCCCGCTTCTGCCTGGGTTGCCAGTTTTCCCACAGTCCATCACCCGTTGCGATTCAGTGCAGGTGCCGTCCCTTCTGTGAGTCTTTGATAGTACTTATCTGTAGTCATTGCTCTCTTACTCTGCAGAACGATTTCTGTACTTTGGTTGGAAGAATTCTTGGTGGACATGCTTCTAGATCACTGGTTTGTAGGTTTCTCTAGGGTGAAGAAGCTGCCATGTTGTTCTGTGATTCCCACAGTTCCCGACATGGTGCTGGCCCATCACAGTTGCTTAGCAAGTATTTATTTGCTCTTTGGTTGAATTAGAAGAACAGGTAGATGGAGAATAGATGGATTGCAGGAGAGGTGGGTGGTAGGGCCAGTGGAGAAGATGATGGAAATGGGCAGGGAATCCAGCAAGTTACACGGTAGCTGGGTATTTGGAttgacaggtggatggatggatagctATGTGAATGAAGAGTGGCTGGATGGATAGTGGGGACGGCTGGCTGCTTGGGAGAGTGCCTGTTTTGTCCCATTGGTGACGGGTGATGTGGTGCAGGAACTGCAGTAGGGTGTATAAGGTCCCCTTGTTTTTCCAGGCAAAGGGAAGTTCTAAAAGATGGGAGAGGTTAAAAGTACTCCTGAGAAATGAAGGCATATTAGTGTTTTCCAGGTATAACTTGTTTAATGTGTGAGTCTGTCCCTGACCCTTATCACTAAAGGCTAGGATTTTACGGAGAATTGGATAACTCTGAGGAGGTTCCCCTGTGATTTTCCATTAAGGGATATTATCTAAGAATTCCAGGACTGAAAAGAGAATGGAATTTGTCAAGTTCATTTGCTTTCTTTGGGCAGAACGATACTCACCTTTCCATATTCCTAGTCACCCCAGAGGGAGGCCCCACATTTCCACCCTGGAGTCCTGAGAAAATTTCAACACAGTGGTTCTCATTTGAGGTGATTATGACCCTCAAGGGTTATTTGGTAATATTGGTAAtaccaatattaatatttttcaatgttgGGAAACTTGGTTGTCAAAACTGGGAAATGTTGCtactgctaaacatcctacaatccAGGAGCCAGGCGgagtgatacatgcctataatttcagctacttgggaagccgaggcaggaggattgcaaatttgaggccaatttAGCAAATCTTGCTGTGTTACCCAGTTTGGCCTGGAACTCTTGGGCtcatgtgatccttctgcctcagcctcccaagtacttTAGACTTTAGGCAGTCTAAAGTCTAgatttgtgccaccatgcctggtcacaCAAATCTTACTGAGTGATTTTACATTTGTCATTCATCCTGGGTCTCTGAAGAAGTCCAGCCATGGCTCTGTTCAGACCGTCCATATTGCCCGTGCTCCATGGCCGCTTGTAGGCCTAGAGGGTGTTTTCTCTTCTCTTAGTCCATGGGAGTCTGGTTTGGGAATGGTGCTAGGGTGTCCCAGAGCTGTGCTGATCCTCACCTCCTTCCCCCAGCCTGGCCAGGCAGCGGACTCTGGAGGATGAAGAAGAGCAGGAGCGTGAACGCAGGCGCCGGCATCGCAACCTGAGTTCTACCACAGACGATGAGTCTCCCAGACTCACCCAGAACGGAGACCGTCAGGCCACTGAGAGGTAccagggtgggggctaggcatcATTTCCTCATTCTAGGTGTCAGGGATGGACTTGGCTGGCCCAGACATATTCCATGCAATGTGTTTGGTCTGCCACAGGCTCGAGACCCAGGGAATGAGGCTGAAGGGTGAGAAGACAAATTTCAAGTTCCTTACCCTCGAGAAGACAAATTTCAAGTTCCTTACCCTCCTCAGACCCCTCTCTTGTTCTGCCAGGTTCTATCTTCACCAGCGCAACTATTGCTGCTGTTTTTTGAGACCACCCCGCCCCCCGCCCATACCTGGCTGGACATTTTATGGACATTGCTCATTGAATCCTCACACTATCCCTGAGAGACAGGGATTATTAACCAGTTTTACATTGAGAAACTGGTGGAAGGGCATTTAGATGATGTGCTGAGATTATATACCTCAAGAGTGGCACAGCTGGAATTTCCATCCAGATTTGTCAACTCCCGTGGCTCAACTCTGTCCATTAAACAGGCTGCCTCCCTCTAGCCTTGATCCTCCCCAAGTTAGTTCGGAGGGGAGGAGCATGCGGGAAAGGAAGACAAGGGCCCAGAACTTACTGAATGTCACCAGGACTGTGCTCTCATGGAATGAGGCTCATTGTACCTCCTGACAAGCTCAGTATGCAGATTTGAAAACTGAGATTTGAGAGGCAGACAGTGCGTTAACTTGCTTGAAATTAATGGAGAGCAGGGTAGTGGAAGGAAAGTAATCTCCTTTAGCTGGAAACTAAGTGCTGTAGGTTTGGAGCAATCTTCTCATATTGCTCTTGTTCCTTTGCCCCCaagaggagggagctgggctATGTGCCCTGGGCTATGCCAAACCTGTGACTGCCACCTAATCCCAGCTGCACCCATATGACTGACAGGAGTAGGTGAGGGTGACTCGGAAGCCTTGAGTTCTAATCCCAGCTCTCTCCagttagctgtgtgacctttgaCAGTCCTGAACACCTCTGACCTTGATCTAAGCTCTGGGGGTCAGGGACCCCATTTACTCCTGTTGACCTCCCAAGCCCCAGCATAGCCTGTCACACATAAAGCTGTCGCACAATCAGTCTTTGTTGATTGTCTCACTTCTGATGTCCTCTGAATCTATCTCCCACCCTGTCTCCATCTTCTTCTGGCTCAGGCTACCCAGCGTAGAGGAAGCAGAGGTACCCAAGCTACCACCCCCAGCCTCCAAAGATGAAGATGAGGACATCCAAAGCATCCTCAGGACTCGGCAGGAGCGGAGGCAGAGGCGGCAGGCAGTGGAGGCTGCACAGACCCCCATCCAGGAGCGGAtagaggctgaggagggaagaGATGGTCTGGGCCCGGGGCAGGCCGTAAAGCAGCCCCTAGTGCCCAAGAAGGAACCAGAAGCCCCACCCCGCAGGAGACTGAGCCGGGAGCAGCGAGGACCCTGGGCCCGGGAGGAGGAACCAGGAGCAGGCAAGAAGGGGATTCCAGAGGAGACTTCAGTCTCTGAGAAATCTCCTGTGGCAGAGAAGACAGCAGCGCCTAGCAAGGAAACCTGCACCTCCGAGAAGGGACCAGCCCCAGAGAAAACATCTTCATTTGAGAAGACAGTGCCGAGGAAGCGAGGCAGCTCAGAGAGGAAGCCTGTTCCAGAAAACACAGGTGTCTCAGACAAGTCCCCCGCCCCTGAGAAAACATCTGTGTCTGAGAAGACAACAGCATCGGAGAAAAGATCCATCTTGGAGAAAACGTCGATTCTAGACAAAGCAAGTGTCTCTGAGAAGATGCCCGAGAGGAGATTGGTGTCTGAGAAAGCATCCATCTTTGAAAAGTCACCGGTCTCAGAGACGAAGCCGGCCCCAAGGAAGGCAACAGCCTCAGAGCCACCCCAGGCCTCTGGGGAAAGCCAGGCCAAAACGAAGGAGCAGAGGGGAAGAACCCTCCCGGGCAAGAACCCACCTTCCCCACCAGACCCTCCGACAGTGGCTTCTCGTCTTAAGCCCATCACGCTCCAGGTTGGCAGTTCTCCCAtgtctcctccctcccactgcctCCTGGACTGGTCTCCCTGCCAGTCTTACCAGTGGCCTCTGGCTCTCTTGCTGCTTCCTGTCCTCCCACCTTCAGGCTGAGTCTCCCTGCTGCTCCTAGCCACTGAAAGGGACACCAGCCATGTGGCAGGGAGCAACTGGGACCCTACCGCATCTTACTCCAGGACCCCAGAAGGTTCTTAGGAAATCAAACTCTCCCAAAGCTCTGCTGGGGGGCCTGACCGTCTCCAGGGAAGGCAGGAGAATAAGGTGCAGGACTGTCTCACTCTCCCCCTTTCTCCCACAGCTCCCAGAATGAGCCAGGTGCCATGGGGTCACCATGGCAGCTTGGGTTTAGGGGCTACCTAGGCTGGGTAGGGCCCTAGACCTCTGCCAAGGATGCTGAATTCTCCACCTTTTGTGTGACTCTGTGCTCCACCCAGGTGAAAATCCCCAGCAAGGAGGAAGAAGCAGACGCATCCTCACCCACCCAGATCACCTACAGCAGCTCCCTCAAACGCTCCAGCCCCAGGACCATCTCCTTTCGGGTAAGAGCCCAGGACACTCTTGTCTCTAATCTTCTGGAGGGTACGCCGAGGAAACTACCCACCACAGTAAAGGAGCCTTAGGTTAGACAGCATGAAGGCACACTGGATAGAGAGGGGCTTTGGATTCTCACGGGCTGGCCAAAAACACAAACCAGGTCctattaaataaaggaaaaaagttactGACCGGTGTGCATAAGCATGAGTAGCCCCACCTAGTGGGGAAGGCCGGGGCTGCAGGAAGATGGCGTACGCCAGGACCAGGCTGGGCTGCCAGCCCCACACCTGCCTCCGTAAGTCTGGTCCCCAcccaggagggagggcagggcagaAGCAGCAGGGTTCCCACAGTGCTCTCTCTAATCAGCTCCCACCCCAACAGTGCAAATCATGTGGAGAGGGAAATCTCATTTGGTTGGGTCCCAGTGTTTATTCTTAGTCTTGTGTTCACTGGGTCATCCACTCCTTCACTGTTGACTGTGCTTTGGGCCCTAATGCATTCCAGGCCTGGAGAGGAGACTGGAGGCCTGAGGTTGATCGGTACACACAGGTTCTTGGTCAGTGGGGCAGCAGATAGGAAGACAGGTGGTGACAGGTTCCTgagcagggctggaggaggcaggaattACTTCAGGCCCAGACTATTGGGTGGAGGAAGGTGCTTCCCAGATAGGAAGAGGGCCTCCGATGAAGGCGTGGGCGCCTGCTTCTTTGGTGGTAGGCGGGTCTGGGTTGAAGGAGGTGTCCTGAGAGCTGGGCTCTGCCTCGAGGGGGGCCCCTGACCTCGCTGGGACTCATACTTACCGCCACCTCTTCTCGTTTCAGATGAGCCCTAGGAAAGACAACTCGGAAACAGCCTTAACCCGCAGGTGGGAGGCCTGGAGGCTCTAGCTGTCTTCTGTCTGGTCACATATTTCCCAAGCACCTGCCCTCCTGTGCCAGGCAGTGCAAGGGGAAGTGCAGATCTTGCCCGAGCTCTGGATCTGGCAGAGGGATGGATTAACAGGAGGGACTGAGGCCATGAGACACGGAGAGCTGCTTTGGGGAGGGACTCTGAAGGGGAGGAGGCTTGCGTCTCAGGGCTCGGAGTGGGTAGAGGAGGAGGGTTTCCCAGAAGGGAGACTAAAGAACAGTGCAAGGAAGGGGAAGCCTCTACCGGGGCAGGCCGGGGGGAGACCTGGGTCTCTGCATTTCAGTAAGTACCTCCCTGCTCTGTATATCCAGACAGTAGTCCAAGGACTGTATGTTGAAAAAGATCTGAAATTGAATCTGAAAAGCAGTTCTGCCCGTGCTGGGAATTTGATCCACTCTGTTGTATTCTTCTGCCCTCTAATCTTCCTGAGGCGGCCTCTGCTGGACCAGGCCagactgggggtgg
This genomic stretch from Sciurus carolinensis chromosome 12, mSciCar1.2, whole genome shotgun sequence harbors:
- the Lad1 gene encoding ladinin-1 — its product is MSVSRKDWSALSSLARQRTLEDEEEQERERRRRHRNLSSTTDDESPRLTQNGDRQATERLPSVEEAEVPKLPPPASKDEDEDIQSILRTRQERRQRRQAVEAAQTPIQERIEAEEGRDGLGPGQAVKQPLVPKKEPEAPPRRRLSREQRGPWAREEEPGAGKKGIPEETSVSEKSPVAEKTAAPSKETCTSEKGPAPEKTSSFEKTVPRKRGSSERKPVPENTGVSDKSPAPEKTSVSEKTTASEKRSILEKTSILDKASVSEKMPERRLVSEKASIFEKSPVSETKPAPRKATASEPPQASGESQAKTKEQRGRTLPGKNPPSPPDPPTVASRLKPITLQVKIPSKEEEADASSPTQITYSSSLKRSSPRTISFRMSPRKDNSETALTRSASVRLTTSSVKLGEKLERYHTAIQRSESVRSQGSSRTEFFVAPVGVASKRHLFEKELAGQSRAEPTSSQKDNLRLSGVVTSRLNLWISKTQESGDQDPQEARRELAATKRTQWTKKSDASLDVEV